In Myxococcota bacterium, the genomic window CGCTGGATCTCCTGGGTGCGGCCGGAGAGCTTGCCCTTCTGCGCCTCGCGCTCGCTGCGCGTGTCGGTCGAGCCGGGCAGCATGCTGTACTCGGCGGTGACCCAGCCCCTGCCCGAGCCGCGCAGCCAGCCCGGCACGGACTTCTCGATCGTCGCG contains:
- the rph gene encoding ribonuclease PH (RNase PH; tRNA nucleotidyltransferase; forms hexamers in Bacillus subtilis; phosphoroltic 3'-5' exoribonuclease; involved in maturation of tRNA precursors and removes terminal nucleotides near CCA acceptor arms of mature tRNAs), translated to MNRGDGRAHDELRKVEIDLGFTENPAGSVLIRTGRTMVLCTATIEKSVPGWLRGSGRGWVTAEYSMLPGSTDTRSEREAQKGKLSGRTQEIQR